From a region of the Candidatus Hydrogenedentota bacterium genome:
- a CDS encoding fasciclin domain-containing protein, producing the protein MKNFKWIGFLAMAAMVVTGGIAAQADQYGDEKKPKDIVDIAVKAGQFETLVAAVKAADLVETLKGEGPFTVFAPTDEAFKKLGDEAIADLLKPENKDKLVAILTYHVVPGKVMAADVTGIEKAKTVQGQEIKVKVKDGIVHIDGATVVKADIEASNGVIHVIDSVILPKL; encoded by the coding sequence ATGAAAAATTTCAAGTGGATCGGGTTCCTCGCAATGGCAGCCATGGTTGTTACCGGCGGAATAGCCGCCCAAGCCGATCAATACGGCGACGAAAAGAAGCCGAAGGACATCGTGGACATCGCGGTAAAGGCGGGTCAGTTCGAGACCCTGGTGGCCGCCGTGAAGGCTGCCGACCTGGTAGAGACCCTGAAGGGCGAAGGCCCCTTCACCGTCTTTGCGCCGACCGATGAGGCCTTCAAGAAGCTGGGCGACGAGGCCATAGCCGACCTGCTCAAGCCAGAGAACAAGGACAAGCTCGTCGCCATCCTCACCTACCACGTCGTACCCGGCAAGGTGATGGCGGCGGACGTCACCGGCATTGAAAAGGCCAAGACCGTCCAGGGCCAGGAAATCAAGGTCAAGGTAAAGGACGGCATAGTGCACATCGACGGCGCGACCGTCGTGAAGGCCGATATCGAGGCTTCCAACGGTGTCATCCACGTGATCGACAGCGTGATCCTTCCGAAGCTCTAA
- a CDS encoding sulfatase-like hydrolase/transferase translates to MSFFRVVLLAGVVFLSWIGVASAESRPNVLLIMADDLGVECLGSYGGTSYPTPNLDALAASGTRFTHAYSTPKCSPSRVNLLTGRYGFRTGEEWGVLPAGEITFGNIVQAAGVKTAVAGKWQMSLLKENPNHPHESGFDAYSLWAWHEGPRYWQPMIWQNGRLLHEEIADRYGPDLYTEFLIDFMREHRDGPFLAYYPMCLTHFPKTDGPYVEPPGPDGKYPTYAEMVAQMDRLIGELVRALEELGLRENTLILFTADNGSPNKVVSVRDGKEVKGGKAKHTNGGTHVPLIASWPGVTPAGAVSEDLIDFSDFLPTFAELFGAKLPADRPIDGRSFALQLKGQAGNPRAWAYTEFEGLGWIRNQGWKLYTDGRFFDMASDPEETSPLDVSGLDGDAAVMHAFLKKELVNLRGE, encoded by the coding sequence GTGTCATTCTTTCGTGTTGTCCTTTTGGCGGGTGTGGTGTTCCTGTCCTGGATAGGTGTGGCGTCGGCGGAGTCGCGCCCGAATGTCCTGCTGATAATGGCCGATGACCTGGGTGTGGAATGTCTGGGGTCCTACGGCGGGACGTCGTACCCCACGCCGAATCTGGACGCGCTGGCGGCTTCGGGAACGCGGTTTACGCACGCGTACAGTACGCCGAAGTGCAGCCCGTCGCGGGTGAACCTGCTTACGGGGCGCTACGGGTTCCGCACGGGGGAGGAGTGGGGCGTGCTGCCGGCGGGGGAAATTACCTTCGGGAACATCGTGCAGGCGGCGGGGGTGAAGACGGCGGTGGCGGGGAAGTGGCAGATGAGCCTGCTGAAGGAGAATCCGAATCACCCGCACGAGAGCGGCTTCGACGCGTACAGCCTGTGGGCGTGGCACGAGGGGCCGCGGTACTGGCAGCCGATGATCTGGCAGAACGGGCGGTTGCTGCATGAGGAGATTGCGGATCGGTACGGCCCGGATCTGTACACGGAATTCCTGATTGATTTCATGCGGGAGCACCGGGACGGGCCGTTTCTGGCGTATTACCCGATGTGCCTGACGCATTTTCCCAAGACGGATGGTCCGTATGTGGAGCCGCCGGGCCCGGACGGTAAGTACCCTACGTATGCCGAGATGGTGGCGCAGATGGACCGGCTTATCGGGGAGCTTGTGCGCGCGCTGGAAGAGTTGGGACTACGCGAGAACACGCTAATCCTCTTCACGGCGGACAACGGATCGCCCAACAAGGTGGTGTCGGTGCGGGACGGGAAGGAAGTGAAAGGCGGGAAGGCAAAGCACACAAACGGGGGGACGCATGTGCCGCTGATCGCGTCGTGGCCCGGCGTCACGCCGGCGGGCGCGGTGAGCGAGGATTTGATCGATTTCAGCGACTTCCTGCCGACGTTTGCGGAGTTGTTCGGGGCGAAGCTTCCGGCGGACCGCCCGATCGATGGGCGGAGCTTTGCGTTGCAATTGAAGGGGCAGGCGGGGAACCCGCGGGCGTGGGCGTACACGGAGTTTGAGGGGCTGGGCTGGATCCGGAACCAGGGTTGGAAACTGTATACGGATGGACGTTTTTTCGATATGGCGTCCGATCCGGAGGAGACGAGCCCGCTCGATGTGTCCGGGCTGGATGGCGATGCGGCGGTGATGCATGCGTTTCTGAAGAAGGAGCTGGTGAACCTTCGGGGGGAATGA
- a CDS encoding sigma-70 family RNA polymerase sigma factor produces the protein MQEPQEPRRAPISPPGAGRGAEAETSGQPGRGKDAARVAEHLFRNEAGKLVSVLTRMFGIERLQLAEDVVQEALIRAMQTWPYYGVPENPAAWITQTAKNLALDVLRREQNFRRKEPGIVAFMDQWPVGAPAEREVVFDTEIGDDRLRMMFACCHPVLPPDARVALALKTLCGLGTREIAAAFLANEAAIAKRLTRARKAIRDAGVPFEIPHGEELEGRLESVEQTLYLLFNEGYKASSGDALLREDLCREAIRLVELLAEHPVGDRPRTHALAALMYLNAARFPERQGGEGRLLRLQDQDRGNWDGSLIARGMRHLARAAAGDRFSAYHIQAGIAACHAVAPSYEATDWAQILALYDAWAAMDESPVIALNRAVAVANVHGAEAGMAAVEAIANGKPLDGYYLRHAVLGEFEWRLGNFASARAQFERAAALSAVESERAFLAGRAAACGDGDVTEIV, from the coding sequence ATGCAAGAGCCACAGGAACCCAGGCGCGCGCCCATTTCTCCTCCGGGCGCCGGGCGCGGTGCGGAGGCGGAGACCTCCGGGCAACCGGGGCGCGGGAAGGACGCGGCGCGGGTGGCGGAGCACCTTTTCCGGAACGAGGCGGGCAAGCTGGTTTCGGTGCTTACGCGTATGTTCGGCATCGAGCGTCTCCAGCTGGCGGAGGACGTGGTGCAGGAGGCGCTGATCCGGGCGATGCAGACGTGGCCGTATTACGGCGTGCCGGAGAACCCGGCGGCGTGGATCACGCAGACGGCGAAGAACCTGGCGCTGGACGTGCTCCGCCGGGAGCAGAATTTCCGCCGGAAGGAGCCGGGGATTGTCGCGTTTATGGATCAGTGGCCGGTGGGCGCGCCGGCGGAGCGGGAGGTCGTGTTTGACACGGAGATCGGGGACGATCGGCTGCGGATGATGTTCGCGTGCTGCCATCCGGTGTTGCCGCCGGACGCGCGGGTTGCGCTGGCGCTGAAGACGCTGTGCGGGTTGGGGACGCGGGAGATTGCGGCGGCGTTTCTGGCGAACGAGGCGGCGATCGCGAAGCGGCTGACGCGCGCGCGCAAGGCCATCCGGGATGCGGGGGTGCCGTTTGAGATCCCGCACGGGGAGGAGCTGGAGGGGCGGCTGGAGAGCGTGGAGCAGACGCTGTACCTGCTGTTCAACGAAGGCTACAAGGCGTCGAGCGGGGATGCGCTCTTGCGGGAGGACCTTTGCCGCGAGGCGATCCGGCTTGTGGAATTGCTGGCGGAGCATCCCGTGGGGGATCGTCCCCGGACGCACGCGCTGGCGGCGTTGATGTATCTGAACGCGGCGCGCTTTCCCGAGCGCCAGGGGGGCGAGGGGCGGCTGTTGCGGCTCCAGGACCAGGATCGGGGGAACTGGGACGGGTCGCTGATCGCGCGGGGCATGCGGCATCTGGCGCGGGCGGCGGCGGGCGATCGGTTCAGCGCGTACCACATCCAGGCGGGGATTGCGGCGTGCCACGCGGTGGCGCCGAGTTACGAAGCGACCGACTGGGCGCAGATCCTGGCGCTTTACGATGCCTGGGCGGCGATGGATGAATCGCCGGTGATTGCGTTGAACCGGGCGGTTGCGGTAGCGAACGTGCATGGGGCGGAAGCGGGTATGGCGGCGGTGGAGGCGATTGCGAACGGAAAGCCGCTGGACGGGTATTACCTGCGCCATGCGGTGCTGGGGGAGTTTGAGTGGCGCCTGGGGAATTTCGCCTCGGCGCGGGCGCAGTTTGAGCGGGCGGCGGCGCTTTCGGCGGTGGAGTCGGAGCGGGCTTTCCTGGCGGGGCGCGCGGCGGCGTGCGGGGACGGGGATGTAACCGAAATTGTGTGA
- a CDS encoding Gfo/Idh/MocA family oxidoreductase — protein MSDSRNPKSQAGSRRNFIKTAAAGAAAISAAQSASAGVYKSILPATVLGANEKIRTGHIGVGGMGSADLVFVMKRNDMQPVALCDLYPKNLDRAHALASRKPGVDPSKHHDFREIIDNKDVDAVVIATPDHWHCLCTLYAADAGKAIYCEKPAATTIEEGQAMIEAVRRNNVVFQAGNMQRSGQHFRDAVQMIREGYIGKVHRVETWIHDKEPIEGIGMGDDDINNYEGVDWVFHQGWTEHVPFNTNRWIYNFRWFLDYSGGKITDWGAHLLDIGLWAMENEDVKPSLQPKSVVANGGKWVLQDNRTTPDTLDVLYEFDGFTMSFTNRVWNSHVPADADDHGIMFHGTLGSMQVSRGGYKIWATDNNAVDGKPTLEAKEHGPTQMNEPHWENFCECVRSGADPISTVEVIHNTTRLCHLGTCSYVAGGAKLGWDKEKQEFTGADKKAVKTANNWAYRKYQNGWSLKAPYYRG, from the coding sequence ATGTCCGATTCTCGCAACCCGAAATCCCAGGCGGGCAGCCGCCGAAACTTCATCAAGACCGCCGCCGCCGGAGCCGCCGCCATCTCGGCCGCCCAATCGGCCAGCGCCGGCGTATACAAGTCCATACTCCCCGCAACCGTGCTCGGAGCCAATGAGAAGATCCGCACCGGACACATCGGCGTCGGCGGCATGGGCAGCGCCGACCTCGTCTTCGTCATGAAGCGAAACGACATGCAGCCCGTCGCCCTCTGCGACCTCTACCCCAAGAACCTCGACCGCGCCCACGCCCTCGCCTCGCGCAAGCCCGGCGTGGACCCCTCGAAGCACCACGACTTCCGCGAAATCATCGACAACAAGGACGTCGACGCCGTCGTCATCGCCACCCCCGACCACTGGCACTGCCTCTGCACCCTCTACGCCGCCGACGCCGGCAAGGCCATTTACTGCGAAAAGCCCGCCGCCACCACCATCGAAGAAGGCCAGGCCATGATCGAAGCCGTCCGCCGCAATAACGTCGTCTTCCAGGCCGGCAACATGCAGCGCAGCGGCCAGCATTTCCGCGACGCCGTGCAGATGATCCGCGAAGGTTACATCGGCAAGGTACACCGCGTCGAAACCTGGATCCACGACAAGGAGCCGATCGAAGGCATCGGCATGGGCGACGACGACATAAACAACTACGAGGGCGTCGACTGGGTCTTCCACCAGGGTTGGACCGAGCACGTCCCCTTCAACACCAACCGCTGGATCTATAACTTCCGCTGGTTCCTCGACTACTCCGGCGGCAAGATCACCGACTGGGGCGCGCACCTCCTCGACATCGGCCTCTGGGCCATGGAAAACGAAGACGTCAAGCCCAGCCTCCAGCCCAAATCCGTCGTCGCCAACGGCGGAAAGTGGGTCCTCCAGGACAACCGCACCACCCCCGACACGCTCGATGTCCTCTACGAGTTCGACGGCTTCACCATGAGCTTCACCAACCGCGTCTGGAACAGCCACGTCCCCGCCGACGCCGACGACCACGGCATCATGTTCCACGGCACCCTCGGCAGCATGCAGGTCTCCCGCGGCGGCTACAAGATCTGGGCAACCGACAACAACGCCGTCGACGGCAAACCCACCCTCGAAGCGAAGGAGCACGGCCCCACCCAGATGAACGAGCCGCACTGGGAAAACTTCTGCGAATGCGTCCGCTCCGGAGCCGACCCCATCTCCACCGTCGAGGTCATCCACAACACCACCCGCCTCTGCCACCTCGGCACCTGCTCCTACGTCGCCGGCGGCGCCAAGCTCGGCTGGGACAAGGAAAAGCAGGAATTCACCGGCGCCGACAAGAAAGCCGTCAAAACCGCCAACAACTGGGCCTACCGCAAGTACCAGAACGGCTGGAGCCTCAAGGCCCCCTACTACCGAGGCTGA
- a CDS encoding tetratricopeptide repeat protein has product MGAKINCSICGKPVDSDMENCPHCGSPVKVGRPIVPVTPSPPLVASGAQCPSCGAAVQDGDIVCVRCGVNLLTGQQVVKKDAAASGPAVRSNTPMLLLGLAAAVLLVVGGVALFMFLRDPVNEARTMARSGDLLGATGLLQKHTASFPDDAQAFALLGRLQLQTQQYPDAASSFDTASSLRPSDKELGYLAVLAAGRIPGETGMQRQIAALQRLVEHHPDDQRALRMLALAQGATGAEEASGRTLEQLSSAGGDPGEVATYRGVTSALRGDFASAHGALDGAPPDSADAQLARGYLAGLEGETMKAAARLDAVVSAGGPVDSEARTRLGLLQMAQGNFDQALPLLRPVDAGRPSDGARFFYGLCLQTAGLEDEALQEYERLVSGESRYAEDAAIQMAIIYLKRDQVDRAAESTRQGRKFGSSARLFTVEGQVAARQGDESAAQDLFRKALQADPDYPAAHLESGLTYIRRGVLSEGVRSLRRYLELVEGGVPGGRINEVDLLVKQLEQAASPGGARS; this is encoded by the coding sequence GTGGGTGCCAAGATCAATTGCTCAATTTGCGGCAAGCCCGTCGATTCGGATATGGAAAACTGCCCTCATTGCGGGTCGCCGGTCAAGGTGGGCCGCCCGATCGTGCCGGTTACGCCGTCGCCTCCGTTGGTGGCGTCGGGCGCGCAGTGCCCGTCGTGCGGCGCGGCGGTTCAGGATGGCGACATCGTCTGCGTTCGGTGTGGCGTGAACCTGCTCACGGGCCAGCAGGTGGTAAAGAAGGATGCGGCGGCTTCGGGCCCGGCCGTCCGGAGCAATACGCCGATGTTGCTGCTTGGCCTGGCGGCGGCGGTGTTGCTTGTGGTGGGCGGGGTGGCGCTGTTCATGTTCCTTCGCGATCCCGTGAACGAGGCGCGCACGATGGCGCGCTCCGGGGATTTGCTGGGGGCGACGGGATTGCTTCAGAAGCACACGGCGAGTTTCCCGGATGACGCGCAGGCTTTTGCGCTGCTGGGCCGCCTGCAACTTCAGACGCAACAGTATCCGGACGCGGCCTCGTCGTTTGACACGGCGTCGTCTCTGCGTCCGTCGGACAAGGAGCTGGGTTATCTGGCGGTGCTGGCGGCGGGCCGGATCCCGGGAGAAACGGGCATGCAGCGGCAGATCGCCGCGTTGCAGCGCCTTGTGGAGCACCATCCGGACGATCAGCGGGCGCTGCGCATGCTTGCGCTCGCGCAAGGGGCCACGGGCGCCGAGGAGGCCAGCGGAAGGACGCTGGAGCAGCTGTCGTCGGCGGGCGGCGATCCCGGGGAGGTGGCGACGTACCGCGGGGTGACCTCCGCGCTGCGGGGCGACTTTGCGTCGGCGCACGGGGCGCTGGACGGGGCTCCTCCGGACAGTGCGGACGCCCAGCTCGCGCGCGGCTATCTTGCGGGGCTGGAAGGCGAGACCATGAAGGCGGCGGCGCGGCTGGACGCGGTGGTGTCGGCGGGCGGCCCGGTGGACAGCGAGGCGCGGACGCGTCTGGGGCTTTTGCAGATGGCGCAAGGCAATTTTGATCAGGCCCTGCCGCTGTTGCGCCCGGTGGATGCCGGTCGCCCATCCGATGGCGCGCGTTTTTTCTACGGCCTGTGCCTGCAGACGGCGGGCCTGGAGGACGAAGCGCTGCAGGAGTACGAGCGGCTGGTTTCCGGGGAGAGCCGCTATGCGGAGGATGCGGCGATCCAGATGGCGATTATCTATCTGAAGCGCGATCAGGTTGATCGGGCGGCGGAATCGACGCGCCAGGGGCGGAAGTTTGGCAGTTCCGCGCGGCTTTTCACGGTTGAGGGCCAGGTGGCGGCGCGGCAGGGGGACGAATCCGCCGCGCAGGATCTTTTCCGGAAGGCGCTTCAGGCGGACCCGGACTACCCGGCGGCCCATCTTGAGAGCGGCTTGACGTATATCCGGCGGGGCGTGCTTTCGGAGGGGGTGCGATCGCTGCGCCGCTATCTGGAGCTTGTTGAGGGCGGAGTTCCCGGCGGTCGGATCAACGAGGTTGACTTGCTCGTGAAACAACTGGAACAGGCGGCTTCCCCGGGCGGCGCGCGGTCCTGA
- the fbaA gene encoding class II fructose-bisphosphate aldolase, whose protein sequence is MPVVDYKTYCAMLDKAQKENYAYPAVNITTTDTVNAAIEGFAKAKSDGIIQVSTGGGEHASGNLKDAVLGAISLAEHCHRVAAKYDINIALHTDHCQPGKVDSFLKPLIAETARRRAAGLPNLFQSHMLDASELPLKENMELSVEILKLCHENEIILEVEAGVVGGEEDGVNNEGAPAEKLYTTPADMVAVYEALSSVKGAKYMFAATFGNVHGVYKPGNVKLKPIILKEGQDAVVAKHGQEAYFWLVFHGGSGSSVEEIRETLGYGVIKMNIDTDTQYAFTRPVVDHMLVNYEGVLKIEGEVGNKKLYDPRAWLKKGRAHMADRIAQACDDLCSAGKAMNG, encoded by the coding sequence ATGCCCGTCGTTGACTATAAGACCTACTGCGCGATGCTGGACAAGGCGCAGAAAGAGAACTACGCGTATCCGGCCGTGAACATCACGACGACGGATACGGTGAACGCGGCGATCGAGGGCTTTGCGAAGGCGAAGAGCGATGGCATTATCCAGGTTTCGACGGGCGGCGGCGAGCACGCTTCGGGGAACCTGAAGGACGCGGTGCTGGGCGCGATTTCGCTTGCGGAGCACTGCCACCGTGTGGCCGCTAAGTACGACATTAATATTGCGCTCCACACGGACCACTGCCAGCCGGGCAAGGTGGATTCGTTCCTGAAGCCGCTGATCGCGGAGACGGCCCGCCGCCGCGCGGCCGGGCTGCCGAACCTGTTCCAGAGCCACATGCTGGACGCGAGCGAGCTGCCGCTTAAGGAGAACATGGAGCTTTCGGTCGAGATCCTGAAGCTTTGCCACGAGAACGAGATCATCCTCGAGGTCGAGGCGGGCGTTGTGGGCGGCGAGGAAGACGGCGTGAACAACGAAGGCGCCCCGGCGGAGAAGCTGTACACGACGCCGGCGGACATGGTGGCGGTATACGAGGCGCTGAGTTCGGTGAAGGGCGCGAAGTACATGTTCGCGGCGACGTTCGGCAACGTGCACGGCGTGTACAAGCCGGGCAACGTGAAGCTGAAGCCCATCATTCTCAAAGAGGGCCAGGACGCGGTCGTGGCGAAGCACGGGCAGGAGGCGTACTTCTGGCTGGTGTTCCACGGCGGCTCCGGTTCGAGCGTCGAGGAAATCCGCGAGACGCTGGGCTACGGCGTGATCAAGATGAACATCGACACGGACACGCAGTACGCGTTCACGCGTCCGGTGGTGGACCACATGCTGGTGAACTACGAGGGCGTGCTTAAGATCGAGGGCGAGGTCGGCAACAAGAAGCTGTACGACCCGCGGGCGTGGCTGAAGAAGGGCCGGGCGCACATGGCGGACCGCATCGCGCAGGCGTGCGACGACCTGTGCAGCGCCGGCAAGGCCATGAACGGCTGA